ATAGATGAGACGGATATCGGCCTCGGCAAGCGCCCGGCCGAGCTCGATCGCCCCGTCGAGATAGACCGGATCAGCCCCGGTGGCCGCTCCACAATAGACGCATACGCTCTTGATCTTTGTCATGGATACCATGGTGCACTGCGATAATGAGTCCGGCAAGGTGCCGATTCCTCTCCAGATGATACTGCCTACCGCCGCGTGCAAATGCGACGCGGTGGCCACCTGTTCCCTTTTCAGCGTCACCTTGTCTTCATCGTCCATCGACGATAAACGATGGCGATGAGCGATGATGCCGCTTCCGGTCCCGATGATGAGCTGCTGGCCTTGCGCCTGCGTGCCCTCGCGCATCCGGCGCGGTTGGCGATCCTGCGGGCGCTGGCGGAGGTGGAGCGCTGCCAGTGCGGGCACATTGTGCGCGGGCTGACGCTGGCGCAGTCCACTGTCTCGCAGCATCTCAAGGTGCTGAAGGAGGCGGGGCTGGTCACCGGCACCATTGAGGGGCCGCGCTCCTGCTATTGCATCGACCGGGAGGCCGTCGCCAGTCTGGCGCGGGAGATCGGCCCGCTGCTTGCCACGCTGGCGGGGGAGGGTGCCTGCGCCCGCCGCAGCCCTGATGCGCGGGAGCACGCTCTGGTCTGAGAGGCGTTTCCGCCTATCTCGACGCCTGATACGAGACAGATGACGCAGGCCCGATGGGACACCATCCCGCTTGCGCCGAACCGAAGGCCGGCCGGGCGCAGCGCGCGCCGGGCCCGCGCCGGAACTGAACGGAAAGCCTGATGTCCGCACCCCAAGGTGTGCCCGCACCTGACGCCCTCTCCCCCCAAGCCGCCGCGGCGACGCCGGGAAAAGCCAGCGAGATCAACCCGCGCGGCAGCCTCCTGGTCGCCCTGAAGGGGCTCGGCCCCTATCTGTGGCCGGCCGACCGGGCGGATCTGCGCGCGCGCGTGGTCTGGGGCCTGCTGCTGCTGGTGCTGGCGAAGATCGCCACCATGTCCACGCCCTTCATCTTCAAATGGGCGACCGACGCGGTGGCGGAGGGCGAGGGCGCCCGCATCACCAGCGATGCGGTGAGCTACCTCATCGCCGCGCCGGTGATGCTGACGCTGGCCTATGGCTTCTCGCGCATCGTCATGGCGGGCCTCACCCAGTGGCGGGACGGGCTGTTCGCCAAGGTGGCGATCCACGCGGTGCGGCGCCTCGCGCTGGAAACCTTCGAGCACATGCACGCCCTGTCGCTGCGCTTCCATCTGGAGCGCAAGACCGGCGGGCTGACGCGGGTGCTGGAGCGCTCGCGCGAGGGCATCGAGACCATCGTGCGCATGCTGGTGCTGCACCTCGCGCCGACGATTCTCGAATTCGCCATGGTGATCGGCGTGCTGCTCTGGCAGTTCGACTGGCGCTACGCGCTCGCCAGCGTGGCGATGATCGGCGCCTACACGCTCTTCACCTTCATCATGACCGAGTACCGCATGGGTATCCGCGCGGCGATGAACGAGAGTGACACCGACGCCAACTCCAAGGCGGTAGACAGCCTGCTGAACTACGAGACGGTGAAGTATTTCGGCGCGGAGACCTGGGAGGCGCAGCGCTATGACCGCTCCATGGCCCGCTATGAGCGCGCCACCGTCCACACCCACACGTCGCTCGCCTGGCTGAATGCCGGGCAGGCGACCATCTTCACCCTCGGCCTCACTGCGGTGATGGCGCTCTGCGTGTTCGACATCCGCGCCGGGCGGCAGTCGGTCGGCTCCTTCGTCATGATCAACGCCATGATGATCCAGCTCTACCAGCCGCTGAACTTCCTCGGGATGATCTACCGCGAGATCAAGCAGTCGCTGATCGACATCGAGGCGATGTTTACCATCCTCGCACGCCCGCCGGAGATCAAGGACACCCCCGGCGCCCCGGCGCTGGCGCTCAACGGCGGCACGGTGCGCTTCGAGGATGTGCGCTTCTCCTACGATCCCGACCGCGAGATCCTCAAGGGCGTGTCCTTCGAGGTGCCGGCCGGGCGCACCGTGGCGATCGTCGGGCCCTCGGGCGCGGGCAAGTCGACCATCTCGCGGCTGCTTTACCGCTTCTACGACATCAATGACGGGCGCATCACCATTGACGGGCAGGACATCCGCCGGGTGAACCAGCAGAGCCTGCGCGCCGCCATCGGCATGGTCCCGCAGGACACCGTGCTGTTCAACGACACGCTGGCCTACAACATCCGCTATGGCCGGGCCGGGGCGAGCGACGCCGAGGTGGCGCGCGCCGCCGAACTCGCGCAGATCGACGGCTTCGTGCGCCGCACCCCCAAGGGCTACGCCACCGAGGTCGGCGAGCGCGGATTGAAGCTCTCGGGCGGTGAGAAGCAGCGCGTGGCGATTGCCCGCACCATCCTGAAGAACCCGCCCATCCTCATCCTCGATGAAGCCACCTCGGCGCTGGACAGCCACACCGAGCGCGAGATTCAGGACGCTCTGGAAGGCGTCTCGCGCGGGCGCACCACGCTGGTCATCGCCCACCGGCTCTCCACCGTGGTCGGCGCCGACGAGATCATCGTGCTCGAGCATGGCCGCATCGCCGAGCGCGGCACCCATGCCGAGCTGATGGACAAGGGCGGCCTCTACCACTCCATGTGGGAGCGCCAGCGCGAGGCCGAGCGCGCCCGCGAGACGCTGAAGGCCGCCGGCGAGGTGGACGAGGTGGTGCCGGACGCGCCCGCGCCCGCCCGCCCGACGCCGAGCCCGGCCGCCGCGTGAGCGGTTGGCGCCGGCGCGGCCCTGCCGGGTGACGCAGCGGCGTCGCCGGGTCGCGACGCGATGGTGGAACCGGAACGGCCTCACGCCGCTTCCATTTGACGTACCGCCCGGCTCGCCCTACCTCTCCGGGGCCGCTGCCGGAGCGGCCGTCAGGAAAGCGGTTCATGACCATCTTCGACTCGATCCGCAGCGGTCTCGCCCCGATCCACCGCGAGGGCTACCCCTTCATCCTCATCGGCGCGGCGGCCTCCGCCTTGCTGCTGTGGCTGGTGCCGCCGCTCGGCTGGATCTGCGTGCTGATCACGGCGTGGATCTGCTACTTCTTCCGCGATCCCGAGCGCGTGACGCCGGTGCGCGAGGGGCTGGTGGTCTCCCCCGCCGATGGGCGCGTCTGCCTCGTCGGCCCGGCCGTGCCGCCGGCCGAGCTCGGCCTTGGCGAGTTGCCGCTGCCGCGCGTGTGCATCTTCATGAATGTGTTCGACGTGCATGTGAACCGCGCCCCGCTGGCCGGCCGCATCACCCGGATCGCCTATCGGCCGGGCAAGTTCCTCAATGCCGAGCTCGACAAGGCGAGCGACGACAATGAGCGCAGCGGCATGGTGCTGGAGACCACGCTCGGCGCCGTCGGCGTTGTGCAGATCGCCGGCCTGATCGCCCGCCGCATCGTCAGCTTCGTGCGCGAGGGCGAGAGCCTCGCGCCGGGCGAGCGCTTCGGCCTCATCCGCTTCGGCTCGCGCGTCGACGTCTACCTGCCGGTGGGCACCCGCATCCTCGTCGCCGAGGGCCAGCGCGCGCTGGCCGGCGAGACGGTGCTGGCCGATGCCCATGCCAGCGGGCCCGAAACCACCTACCGCGTCGACTGACCGTTCACCCCGTCCGCCGCTGCCCGCGAGGATCGCCATGTCGGATCTCTTTCCGCCCTTCGAGCCGGAGGCGCCCGAGCCGCCGCGCCGCCGCTTCCAGGCCATTCCGCTGCGGCTGCTGGTGCCGAATGTGGTGACGCTGCTGGCGCTCTGCGCCGGCCTCACCGGCATCCGCATGGCGTTCGAGGGGCGCATGGAGCTGGCGCTCGGCGCCATCGTCATCGCCGCCGTGCTCGACGCCATGGATGGCCGCCTCGCGCGCATGCTGCAGGGCACCTCGCGCTTCGGCGCGGAGCTGGACAGCCTGTCGGACTTCCTGTGCTTCGGCGTCGCGCCGGCGCTCATCATCTATATGTGGGGGCTGGACGTTCTCGGCTCGCTGGGCTGGATCGCCTCGCTGGCCTTCGCCATCTGCGCCGGGCTGCGCCTCGCGCGCTTCAACGTGATGCTGGAAGACCCGAACAAGCCGCCCTTCGCCGCGGATTATTTCACCGGCATCCCCGCGCCCGCCGGCGCGCTCATCATGCTGCTGCCGATCTATCTGGAGATGATCGGCCTGCCCCGCCTCGTGGTGACGCCCGCCGTGGCGGCGCTGTTCACCCTCGGCATCGGCCTGCTGATGGTGTCCAAGCTGCCGGCCTTCTCCGGCAAACGGCTCGGTGCGCGCATCCCGCGCGACAAAGTGATGCCGCTATTCGTCGCCGTGGTGCTCTCGGTGGCGGTGCTGGTCACCTGGCCCTGGGCGACTCTCTCCGTGGTATGCCTCGCCTATCTCGCGGCGCTGCCCTTCTCCGCCATGCGTTATGCCGGCCAGATGCGGGCCTATGAGGCGCGCCTCGCCAGCGGGGGCCGGCCCGAGGAGCCGCATGGCGTGGAGGTGCCGGACGAGCACCGCCCGCCCTCGCACCTCAACTGAGGCCCGTCAGCGGCTTCCCCAAAAAGAAGCCGCCCGACGGCGTGGAGCCGGGGCGGCATTGGGCAGGAAACGTCGGAAACCGTGACGGGCCCGCCTCAGCGGGCGCGGCGGGCCATGACCTCGACCCGCGCGGTAAGCGGCGCGCCGGGGAAGGCCTGACGCAAAAGGCGCAGCGCCTCGGAATCAGTGGCCGGGCAGGCGAGATCGAGATGCTGCGACATGAGCTGGGTGATGCTGGCCGGATCACGGCGCGCAAAGGCGGTCCGCGCCGGCTCGGCGTCACGCGCGATGAGTGAAGAAACCGCTGGTGTCATGGCCTTGGTCGCCTGCAGCATCACAATCCCCTCTTCTCAACCGAGCGAATCAATCAGCTTTCCTGATGACCACAATGGCTCGGAGCCGCTGTTAACGCACCAACTATCTCGCAGTTCCCGATAACGTGACGATGACTGTGATCAAGATCTCACAGTCCCACGTCGCCGCCATCCGCGAGACTACGCAAGTGGTGGGGGGATTAGTTCAGATATGCCGGCACTTTTTCCACGCGCACGACATATATCGCGGCGGTGCGGGCGTTTCTTCACCGCGCTGCACAATAAAAACGCGCCATCACGCTGGGGAATGGCGGTGCAATGACCGGAGCAATCCAGTCATTGGAATGATTGTAAAATTGAAATATTAGCCGCGGATCAGCGTGATGTGCGTGCCGTCGGCGGTGGTGGTGCCGTCGAACTGGCCATTGCCCATGGGCTTCAGCCGCGCCGTCACCTTGCCGAGGTGGTTCTGCAGCACGATGTCGTCGCCCCACACATCCCACGCCTTGGTCATGAAGATGTCGTTGGGGCAATCCACGTCGGCATTGGCGGCAAAGCCGGTCATGCCGCGATCGGTGGAGAGCGTGACCTTGCAGGTCTTCTGCCCGTTGTCCCAGCCGAACTTCCACGCGCCGGCGAGCTGCGTGCGGGCGGCGCCCGGCTCGGCATAGGCGACGCCGCCTGGCGCGGTGGCCTGGGGCGGGGAGAGGGCGACCGGGGTTTCCGGCGCGCGCGGCGTCACCGCGGCGGCGGCGGTGGCGGCGCCCGCGCCATAGGTGGTGGTCGCGGGGGGCGGCACGGCGGAGCTTTCCACCGAGCCCGAGGGCGCCGGGGTGATCTGGCTGGGCTCGACCGCCGCCTGCTGGCTCCCAAATCCGTCAAGCGTCGTGCTGCAGCCTCCGAGAAGGAGGGCGGCGACGGTGACGGCAAGGGTGGTCTTGACGCTCATCAGGCTCTAACTCCTCGCCCGCCGCACCGCGGGGGCGATCTCGTATCTCTCGGGGCACGCGGGGCGGTCGAGTCTTGTTTCGCGGAGGATCGTGGCGTGACCGTGACCCTGCGGCGGCAAGCCCCGCCCCTGCTGCTTATGCTCAACCATGGGTTAACGACGGCTTGACTGTCGGTCACCTGTCGCTCCGGCATGTTCGGACGATGGACGCGCAGGCGCCGACGCGATATGTGCGACGCAGCATTACCCCCGCCCGTTTCCGCCCGCCGCTTCACGCCTGAGAGGTCGCCGCCATGTATCAGATGCTGGATCCCGCCACGCTGACGGTTCTCATCACCGGAGCCACCTCCGGCATCGGCGCGGCGACCGCGCGGCGCTTCGTGCTGGCGGGCGCCAAGGTCATCGGCACCGGCCGGCGCGCCGACCGGCTGATCGCGCTGCGCGACGAGCTCGGCCCGCATTTCCACCCGCTCGAGGTCGATGTGCGCGACAACGCCGCGCTGACCGAGGCGCTCAGCGGCCTGCCGGAGAGCTTCCGCGCGGTCAATGTCGTCTTCGCCAATGCCGGCCTCGCCCTCGGCCTCGAACCCGCCCAGGCCGCCAGCCTGAAGGACTGGGAGGACATGGTCGACACCAACATCAAGGGCCTGCTCTACACGGTGCGCGCGACGCTGCCGGCCATGGTCGAGCGCAAGGAAGGCCATGTGGTGTTCACCGGCTCCATCGCCGGCGACTACCCCTATGCCGGCGGCAATGCCTATGGCGGCACCAAGGCCTTCGTGAAGCAGTTCGCGCTGAACCTGATGGCGGATCTGGCCGGCACGCAGGTGCGCGTCACCAATATCGAGCCGGGCATGGTCGAGACCGAGTTCTCGCTGGTGCGCTTCCATGGCGACGCGCAGAAGTCCGAGAGCGTCTATGCCGGCACCCAGTCGCTGACCTCCGAGGACATCGCCGAGCAGGTGTTCTTCTGCTGCACCCTGCCGCGCCATGTGGTGGTGAACAGCCTTCAGGTTTTTCCGACCTGCCAGGCCTTCGCCGGCTTCAAGGTGGTTCGGGACTGACCTCACAGCAGCAGGGCGCCGGCCAGCGCGGCGCCCGCCACCACGGCCCAGGCCGGCACCTTCCACAGCGCCAGAGCAAGATAGGCCAGCAGCGCCAGCGCGACCGCGCGCGGCGAGGTGAGGCTGGACGACACCACCGGATCCCAGAAGGCGGCGCCGAGCAGGCCGACCACGGCGGCATTGATGCCGGCGACCGCGTTGCGCACCCGCCGCTGCGCCGCCAGCGCGGTCCAGAAGCGCAGCGCGCCATAGACCAGCAGCGCCGAGGGCAGGAAGGCGCCGATCAGCGCGATGAGCCCGCCGGCAAGCCCGTTCGGCGCGCCGGGCATGATCGCGCCGACATAGGCGGCGAAGGAGAAGAGCGGGCCGGGCATCGCCTGCACCGCGCCATAGCCGGCGAGGAATGCCTCGCGCGTCACCCCGCCGGGATGCACCACCTCCGCCTCGATGAGCGGCAGCACCACATGGCCGCCGCCGAACACCAGCGATCCCGCGCGGTAGAAGGTGTCGAACAAGGCGAGGCCGGGATGCGTGGCCGCCAGCAGCGGCAGCGCGACCAGCAGCACGGCGAAGGTGACGAGCGCGGCGATGGAGACCGTGCGCCCTGGCAGATGCCGGCCGGGGGCGGGCACATGGGTCGGCTCGACCGAGAGCAGCGCCACGCCGATCAGCCCGCCGGCGAGGATGACGCCGACCTGACCCAACGCGCCGGGCAGCAGCGTCGCGGCGGCGGCGGCCAGCAGAGCGAGGGTGCGGCGTTCGCGGTCCGGGCAGAGATTGCGCGCCATGCCGAGCACGGCGTCCGCGACGATGGCGGCGGCGGCAACCTTCAGCCCCGCCAGCCAGCCCCCGCCGATTCCCGCCTTGTCGGCGGCGACGACGCCATAGGCGAAGCCGAGCATGAGCAGGGCGGAGGGCAGGGTGAAGGCGACCCAGGCGGCGGCCATGCCGGCGAGCCCCGCCCGCATCAGCCCGATGGCCATGCCGACCTGGCTGGAGGCCGGGCCGGGCAGGAACTGGCAGAGCGCGACGAGATTGGCGTAGGCGGGCTCGCTCAGCCAGCCACGCTTGGCGACGAGTTCCTCGCGGAAGAAGCCGAGATGCGCCACCGGACCGCCAAAGGAGGTGAGGCCGAGCTTGAGGAAGGCGCCGAACACCTCGCCGGGGCTACCGGTGGTCTCGGCGGTGTCGGTGGTGCGCTCGCGGGTCGTGTCGCTCATCCATCTGCGTTAGCGCGAGCGGGCGCGCTTTGCATGTGAATTTGCGATGACGGCCGGGACGACGATAGCCGGGACGATGGCGGCCTCAGGCCGCCGCGACGCTGCCGGGGACCACCGCGCTGGGCATCACGGCGCTCGGCATGGCCATCGCCGTGCGCAGCGTGTCGGCGAGGCGCCGGGCGGCGGGGGAGGCGGCCGGGGCGAGGAAGAGGCCGATCTCCATGTCCGGCAGCGGCGGCAGGCCATCGGCGGCGCCGAGGCGGCGCCATTCCGGCGGCGCGGCGCATTCGGGCAAAGCGGTGATGCACAGCCCGGTCTCCACCGCCGAATGCACGCCGCCCTGCGAGGAGGAGGTGCAGGCCACCCGCCAGTTCAGCCCGGCCTTATCGAGCGCGGCGGCGATGTGCGGGCGCACGCGGCAGCCAGTGGGAAACAGCGCCAGCGGCAGCGGGTCGTTGCGTTCGGGCCGGTGGCCGCGCGCGGCGAGCCAGAGCAGCTTTTCCTTCTTGAGCAGTTCGCCGGTCGGGCGGGTGAGGTCGCGCGTCAGCAGCGCCACGTCGATCTGCCCGCGATCGACCTCCGGCTCCAGATTCTTCGAGAGGTCGCAGCGAATGGAGATTTCCACGCGCGGATAGGCGGCGGCGAAGCGGGCGATGGTCGGGGTGAAATAGGCGTCGACATAGTCATCGGGCATGCCGATGCGCACGCTGCCCTCGGGCGTGCCGCCCTTGAGATCGGCCAGCGCCTCGCTCTCGAAGGCAAGCAGGCGCCGCGCATGCGCCACCAGCCGCTCGCCGGTCTCGGTCAGCGAGATGCCGCGCCGGGAGCGTTCCAGCAGCCGCACGCCGAGATTTTCCTCGAGCTGGGCGATGCGCGCGGAGACCGCCGATTGGGTGCGGCCCACCCGCTCGGCCGCGGCGGTGAAGCCGCCCGTATCGACGATGGCGATCAGCATTCCCAGCGATTCGGTATCGAGATGGCGCATCGGCGTCCTCCTGCGCGTCCTCCCGAACGCATGGGTCACAGGGCAGGCGGCGTCGGCCGCCGCGCTGACGACTTATATCACCATCATGAATGTATCGACAAAATAAAGTCGCTTTGGCGATGCCAATTCGCGGTGTATCCAGATGTCATCGGCGCTTTCCCCGTGCGGGACGCCGCGCGCGGTCGAGTAGGACCGCGTCGTCCACTCCCTGCATGTCCTGTGTCGAGCCCGGCAATGTCTCCGCCTCCCGCCGCCCTTGCCCCGGCCGCCGCCGAGGGTGCCATCCTGCTCTCCCCCGCGTCGACCGCCGACCTGCATGAGGCGGCGCTGCGCCGACAGGCGTTCTTCGCCGTGGTGCTGGCGGCCATCTGCATCGGCTTCTCCGCCATCTTCGTGCGCCTCGCCGATGTCGGCCCGGCGGCGGTGGGCTTCTGGCGGCTGGTTTTCGCGCTTGGCCCGACCATCATCTGGGCGGTGGCCGAGCAGCGGGCGCTGGAGCGCCGCGCGCCGCGTGCGCCGGGTACTCCCCGCGTGCTGTTCACCCGCCGGCAGCTGTTCATTTCCATGATGGCCGGGCTGTTCTTCGGCGCCGATCTCGTCGCCTTCCATCTCGGCCTTGCCCACACCACAACCGCCAACGCGCTGCTGATCGCCAATCTGGCGGTGGTCATCGTGATGGTGATCGGCTGGCTGGCGCTGGGCGAGCGGCCCTCGCGCGGCCTCCTGCTGGCGCTGGTGCTGTCGCTCGGCGGCACCGTGCTCATCATCTCGCGCAGCGCCGCCGCCGTGCCGGGCGATGGCGTCAGCGTCTATGGCGACGTGCTCTGCATGGCCGCCGCCGCCTGCTACGCCGGCTATATGCTGATGACCCGCCTCGTGCGCCGCAGCGGCCAGAGCCATGGCCCGGCGCTGGGCGGCGGCATGGTCTCGCTGATCGCCGCCAGCACTGCCGCCATCTTCTGCCTTGTCTGGGCCGTCGCGGCGGGCGAGACGCTGGTGCCCTCGAGCCTTCAGGGCCTGCTCGCGGTGGTCGGCCTCGGCCTTGTCGCCCATGCGACCGGGCAGGGGCTCACCACCTTCGCGCTCGGGCGGCTTCAGGCCGGGCTGATCTCGGTGGTGCTGCTGCTGCAGATCGTCGTCGGCACCAGCATGGCGGCCCTGCTGTTCGGTGAAATTCCCTCGCTCATGGTCGCCATTGGCGGCGCCATGGTGGTGGCCGGCATCGTCGTCGCCCGGCCGGGCAAGCCGCAGCCGCGCTGAGCCCGGCTGACGGGGACTTGCGGGGGGTACTTGCGGCGCCCGCGCCGCGGGTCTACCTCGGTGACCAACAGCGAGGAGCGTGACGATGCAGCAGCCCAATCCCTTCGGTGGCGTGATCGAGAACCTGTCGGTGGACGAGGTGAAGGCCGGGCTTGAGGCCGGTACGATCCTGCTGGTCGATGTGCGCGAGCCGAACGAACTCGACGCCGAGCGCATTCCCGGCGCGGTCGATTTCCCGCTCTCCACCTTCGATGCCGCGGCGCTGCCCGATCCCGCCGGCAAGACGCTGGTGTTCTCCTGCCGCTCCGGCCAGCGCTCGCAGAAGGCCGCCGCCGCCGCGCAGGCCGCCGGAATCGACCTCTACCGCCACATGGCCGGCGGTATCCTCGCGTGGAAGGAAGCGGGTTTTCCGACCGAGCGGGGCTGAGGGGGCGGCCGCCCGCCTGATGCGCGATTAGGACGCTGCGCGGAGTCTCTCCTGGATCCCGGATCGGCGCGGCGCTGTGCGCCGCTTGTCCGGGAAACAGGGGCGTTGTTCCGAGTAACGTGTCCCGGCCCAGCGGAGGCGCAGCCGAAGCGCCGAGCCGGGATCCAGCGCAATACACCGCCGCAGGCGTCGTCCTCGGCTTTCCCCGGCCCAGCCGGGCCTCGCAAGATGCTCGTGGCGGGGGGGCTCACCCCACCAGCCGGCGCACCACATCCGCCGTCGCCGCGACGAGGCGGTCGACCTGCACGTCCTGCGTCGCCGGCGAGCACAGCATCATGTCGTGGAAGGGCGAGATCAGCACGCCGCGCACCAGCAGGGCGAGGTGGATGGTGGCTTCGAGATCCGCGTAATGCGCCGCATGGGCCTCGCCGCCCGTTCTGAGCGGGCGCGGGGCGCGGACGACTTCCACGCGGGCGCCGCAGCGGGCGACATGCCAGGGCAGGCGCGCCTTTGCCAGAACCTCGGCAAGGCCCGCCTCCAGCCGGTCGGCCAGCCGGTTCATATGCGCATAGGCCGCGTCGGTGGCGACCTCCTCCAGCGTCGCGCGCAGGGCGGCGAGCTGGAGCGCGGTGCCCGACAGTGTCGTGCCCATCCCTGAGCGCCCGTCCGGCTGGCTGGCACGAGCCCGGGTGAGGCGTTCGGCGACGTCCGCGCTCATGCCCCAGACCGAGGTCGGGACGCCGCCGGCGATCGCCTTGCCGACCACGAACAGGTCCGGCTCCAGCCCGAACTTGCGGGTGTAGCCGCCCGGCCCGCTGGAGAGGGTGTGCGTCTCGTCGATCAGCAGCAGCGTGCCGGTTCGGCGGGTGATGTCGCGCAGCGCGTCGTGGAAGCCGGGCTGCGGCAGCACCATCGCGCAATTGGTCAGGACCGGCTCGGTGATGACGCAGGCGACCGAGCGGTCGGCCAGCGCTTCTTCGAGCGCAGCGATGTCGTTGAACGGGATGACGCGGGTCAGCGCGGTGAGGTCGCGCGGCTCGCCCAGCAGGCCCTGCGCGTTGCGCGCGCGGCCATCCGGGCCGAGCTCGACGAAGGTCTCGTCCACCGCGCCATGATAGGCGCCGTCGAACACCAGGATGCGCGGGCGCCCGGTGGCGGCGCGGGCGGCGCGCAGGGCGAAGCGGTTGGCGTCCGTCGCGGTGGTGGCGATCTGCCAGTAGGGCAGGCCGAAGCGGGCGGCGAGCAGGTCGCCGACAATGGCCGCGTCCGGGCTCGGCAGCATGGTGGCGAGCCCCGCCCGCGCCTGCCGCGTCAGCGCCTCGGCTACCGGCGCGGGGCCATGGCCGAACAGCGAGGCGGTGTCGCCGAGGCAGAAATCGTCATAGCCATTGCCGTCGACATCGGTGAGGCGGGCGCCGGACGCCTGCGCCACCACCAGCGGCACCGGGGTGGACCAGTCCACCATCCAGTGCATCGGCACACCTTGATAGAGATGCGCGGCGGCGCCGGCGGCCGCGCGGGTCTTCGGCCGCGTGCCGAGATA
Above is a window of Ancylobacter sp. WKF20 DNA encoding:
- a CDS encoding metalloregulator ArsR/SmtB family transcription factor encodes the protein MSDDAASGPDDELLALRLRALAHPARLAILRALAEVERCQCGHIVRGLTLAQSTVSQHLKVLKEAGLVTGTIEGPRSCYCIDREAVASLAREIGPLLATLAGEGACARRSPDAREHALV
- a CDS encoding ABC transporter ATP-binding protein/permease, yielding MSAPQGVPAPDALSPQAAAATPGKASEINPRGSLLVALKGLGPYLWPADRADLRARVVWGLLLLVLAKIATMSTPFIFKWATDAVAEGEGARITSDAVSYLIAAPVMLTLAYGFSRIVMAGLTQWRDGLFAKVAIHAVRRLALETFEHMHALSLRFHLERKTGGLTRVLERSREGIETIVRMLVLHLAPTILEFAMVIGVLLWQFDWRYALASVAMIGAYTLFTFIMTEYRMGIRAAMNESDTDANSKAVDSLLNYETVKYFGAETWEAQRYDRSMARYERATVHTHTSLAWLNAGQATIFTLGLTAVMALCVFDIRAGRQSVGSFVMINAMMIQLYQPLNFLGMIYREIKQSLIDIEAMFTILARPPEIKDTPGAPALALNGGTVRFEDVRFSYDPDREILKGVSFEVPAGRTVAIVGPSGAGKSTISRLLYRFYDINDGRITIDGQDIRRVNQQSLRAAIGMVPQDTVLFNDTLAYNIRYGRAGASDAEVARAAELAQIDGFVRRTPKGYATEVGERGLKLSGGEKQRVAIARTILKNPPILILDEATSALDSHTEREIQDALEGVSRGRTTLVIAHRLSTVVGADEIIVLEHGRIAERGTHAELMDKGGLYHSMWERQREAERARETLKAAGEVDEVVPDAPAPARPTPSPAAA
- a CDS encoding phosphatidylserine decarboxylase, producing MTIFDSIRSGLAPIHREGYPFILIGAAASALLLWLVPPLGWICVLITAWICYFFRDPERVTPVREGLVVSPADGRVCLVGPAVPPAELGLGELPLPRVCIFMNVFDVHVNRAPLAGRITRIAYRPGKFLNAELDKASDDNERSGMVLETTLGAVGVVQIAGLIARRIVSFVREGESLAPGERFGLIRFGSRVDVYLPVGTRILVAEGQRALAGETVLADAHASGPETTYRVD
- a CDS encoding phosphatidylcholine/phosphatidylserine synthase encodes the protein MSDLFPPFEPEAPEPPRRRFQAIPLRLLVPNVVTLLALCAGLTGIRMAFEGRMELALGAIVIAAVLDAMDGRLARMLQGTSRFGAELDSLSDFLCFGVAPALIIYMWGLDVLGSLGWIASLAFAICAGLRLARFNVMLEDPNKPPFAADYFTGIPAPAGALIMLLPIYLEMIGLPRLVVTPAVAALFTLGIGLLMVSKLPAFSGKRLGARIPRDKVMPLFVAVVLSVAVLVTWPWATLSVVCLAYLAALPFSAMRYAGQMRAYEARLASGGRPEEPHGVEVPDEHRPPSHLN
- a CDS encoding transferase; translated protein: MLQATKAMTPAVSSLIARDAEPARTAFARRDPASITQLMSQHLDLACPATDSEALRLLRQAFPGAPLTARVEVMARRAR
- a CDS encoding protease inhibitor Inh/omp19 family protein, translated to MSVKTTLAVTVAALLLGGCSTTLDGFGSQQAAVEPSQITPAPSGSVESSAVPPPATTTYGAGAATAAAAVTPRAPETPVALSPPQATAPGGVAYAEPGAARTQLAGAWKFGWDNGQKTCKVTLSTDRGMTGFAANADVDCPNDIFMTKAWDVWGDDIVLQNHLGKVTARLKPMGNGQFDGTTTADGTHITLIRG
- a CDS encoding SDR family NAD(P)-dependent oxidoreductase, whose product is MYQMLDPATLTVLITGATSGIGAATARRFVLAGAKVIGTGRRADRLIALRDELGPHFHPLEVDVRDNAALTEALSGLPESFRAVNVVFANAGLALGLEPAQAASLKDWEDMVDTNIKGLLYTVRATLPAMVERKEGHVVFTGSIAGDYPYAGGNAYGGTKAFVKQFALNLMADLAGTQVRVTNIEPGMVETEFSLVRFHGDAQKSESVYAGTQSLTSEDIAEQVFFCCTLPRHVVVNSLQVFPTCQAFAGFKVVRD
- the chrA gene encoding chromate efflux transporter is translated as MSDTTRERTTDTAETTGSPGEVFGAFLKLGLTSFGGPVAHLGFFREELVAKRGWLSEPAYANLVALCQFLPGPASSQVGMAIGLMRAGLAGMAAAWVAFTLPSALLMLGFAYGVVAADKAGIGGGWLAGLKVAAAAIVADAVLGMARNLCPDRERRTLALLAAAAATLLPGALGQVGVILAGGLIGVALLSVEPTHVPAPGRHLPGRTVSIAALVTFAVLLVALPLLAATHPGLALFDTFYRAGSLVFGGGHVVLPLIEAEVVHPGGVTREAFLAGYGAVQAMPGPLFSFAAYVGAIMPGAPNGLAGGLIALIGAFLPSALLVYGALRFWTALAAQRRVRNAVAGINAAVVGLLGAAFWDPVVSSSLTSPRAVALALLAYLALALWKVPAWAVVAGAALAGALLL
- a CDS encoding LysR substrate-binding domain-containing protein, which encodes MRHLDTESLGMLIAIVDTGGFTAAAERVGRTQSAVSARIAQLEENLGVRLLERSRRGISLTETGERLVAHARRLLAFESEALADLKGGTPEGSVRIGMPDDYVDAYFTPTIARFAAAYPRVEISIRCDLSKNLEPEVDRGQIDVALLTRDLTRPTGELLKKEKLLWLAARGHRPERNDPLPLALFPTGCRVRPHIAAALDKAGLNWRVACTSSSQGGVHSAVETGLCITALPECAAPPEWRRLGAADGLPPLPDMEIGLFLAPAASPAARRLADTLRTAMAMPSAVMPSAVVPGSVAAA
- a CDS encoding DMT family transporter — translated: MSPPPAALAPAAAEGAILLSPASTADLHEAALRRQAFFAVVLAAICIGFSAIFVRLADVGPAAVGFWRLVFALGPTIIWAVAEQRALERRAPRAPGTPRVLFTRRQLFISMMAGLFFGADLVAFHLGLAHTTTANALLIANLAVVIVMVIGWLALGERPSRGLLLALVLSLGGTVLIISRSAAAVPGDGVSVYGDVLCMAAAACYAGYMLMTRLVRRSGQSHGPALGGGMVSLIAASTAAIFCLVWAVAAGETLVPSSLQGLLAVVGLGLVAHATGQGLTTFALGRLQAGLISVVLLLQIVVGTSMAALLFGEIPSLMVAIGGAMVVAGIVVARPGKPQPR
- a CDS encoding rhodanese-like domain-containing protein, coding for MQQPNPFGGVIENLSVDEVKAGLEAGTILLVDVREPNELDAERIPGAVDFPLSTFDAAALPDPAGKTLVFSCRSGQRSQKAAAAAQAAGIDLYRHMAGGILAWKEAGFPTERG